The window CAGCAGCTGTTCGGCGATACGAGCGTTGGGGCGGGAGTGCAACTCCCGCCCCAACAGTGGAGTGACAAAGCGGCGTCGGGCCGCCGTACTACGAGGGGCTACTTGCCGTAGACAGGGACGCGGACCTGCTGGACGAAGCCGAGCTCCGATATCTCTTTCAGCTTCTCGACGGGCGCCCAGGCGAGGATGCCGCTCGACGCCGACGAGGACGTCTTGATCTCGCAGCCGAGGTCTTTCAGCTTCTTGATGTTCTCCGGGGTGACCGCGGCGACCCAGATCATCACCTGCGCCTTGCCGGACTCGATCTTGACCTTCGAGTCCTTCGGAGCCTTGCCGTCCTTCTTCCAGGCCTCGATCAGCTTCTCGAGTTCCGGGTCCAGCCGATATGATCCGCCGGACGCCACATCCATAGCCAAGCCCCAGCTGTAGAACGATTGCGGAGGGCTCGCTGCCGACACCGGACCGTTCATCACGACACCCGCGGCCGGACGGCCCGATGCCGCACTCGGCGCGGCCATCTTGTAGGCCACTCCTCTTCGCGCCATGCCGCCGAACCCGCCGTCTTTCCTATCCTCAAGGCCGAAGATGCCTTCATACTGGACGCCCTCGGGCATCTCGACCGGGACCATGACCTTGACCGGCGTGCCGCCCTGGGTGAATATCTTCTCCTCGACCGCGACGAATGACGTGTACTGGCTCATCAGGCGGAAGTCGAGCGCGGTCCTGATGATCGAGTCCTTGATCTCGGGGTTCGGCTTGCCCTCCTGGATTCCAGCAAGGTCCTGCTCCATCAGCATGGCGATGTACTCGCGCGCCCAGAGAGCCGGGAGGGCGGCGTGGCCGGGCTCGTTCGCCGACAATACAACGTCCACCGTCTGACTCCAGGGTTCGTCGCCGCACATACCGCTGATCGTGACCTTGCCCGAGCCGGGCTTCGAGTATCGGCCCTTGAAGATCAACGGCTTCGCGCTGAAGAGATCGGGGGCGGACTCCGGATAGATCTGAGTGACCGCCAGGTTGCCCCAGTCAACCTTGACGTCGGTCAGCAGCGGGTTGCCGATCCGGTCGGCAAACCTGTTGGCAGGCTCACTACCGGGCTCACCGAGCGTGACGTACTCGACCGCGCCCTTCCCGATCTTCGCCATGCCGTCCAGCAGGTAGCGGTTGACACTAGATCCGACTCCGAACGCGAAGACCCTGGACTCTCCAAGATTCTTCTTGATGGCATCCATGATCTCCATGTCGTTGCCGACGTAGCCGTCGGTCATGAAGCAGACGATGCGCAGGCGGCTTCCATCGGGCGGCGGGGTCAGCGCTTCCATGATCGGTTTCATCATCTCCGTGCCGCCACTGCCCATCCGGTCGCGCAGGAACGTGAGGCCCATGAGCCTGTTGTCGGGCGTGTTCGGCTGAGGCTTGTCGAACAACCTGGTGACGTCATTCGAGAAAGAGATGAGCTGGAACGTGTCGTAGGGGTTCATCTGCTCTATGCAGAGGGCCATGGTCTCCTTCGCCTTCTCGATCGGCTCGCCCATCATCGAACCGGACGAATCTATGACAAAGATCATCTCTTTGGGGATGATGCTCGACGCCTGCGGCTTCGCGGGCGGCTGGACGATCAATGTGAAGAAGCCGTCGCCCTCGGCACGGGTATGGCACAGCACGCCGGTCTGAATGCCGCCGCCGTCCGCACGGTAGTTCAGGATAAAGTCCTTGTTCGGCAGGACCTTGAGCTGCTTCAGGGTCACTACCGCGCCCGACTCGCCGCTCCGCTCGACCACGATCTGGTGCTGCCTGGACCTGATGCCGGTGATCGGGATGCCGGCGTCTATCCTCACCTCGATCGAGATATCATGCCCCGCCCGGATTCCGCGAGGGGTGATCGGCGGGCTGATCTTCGAGCCGTCGGGCACCTTGTCCGTGTCCGGGAATATCCCTCCGCCGGTGTTTCCGGTCGGCGCGCCGGGCATGTATCGCGGGCCGACGACCATCGGGAAGACGAACTCGTATTCGCCGTCCTCGTAGTTGAGTATCTGCAGGTAGCTGATAGTCACGAGCACCGTCTCACCGGGCATGATGTTGGCGACGGACTGGGTGAAGATGTTGGGCCGCTCCTGGTCGAGCAGCGCGGTCACGTGGCCTTCCTGCCTGGCCTGCTCGTAGATTCGCCTCGCCTCCTCGCGTTCCTTGATCTCGCCCTTGATCGTCCGCTCGCCGACCTTCATCTCCATCCAGTCAACGGCGGCGTCGTCCGGGAGCGGGAAGACGTAGACGGCCTCGATCTTGTCGGCCGTAGGGTTGAAGAACTCCTGGGTCACCTTGACGCGGGCGCATGTGCCGGGGATATCGGCGACGACCGAAGTGTGCTTGAGCGGACACGCGCTCGTGACCCGACCTTCCGGGCCGACGATCTGCAGTTCGCCGCACCTTCCGACTCCCGGCGCAACCAGGTCGTCAGCCCTCACCAGAGCGGATCGCCCGTGATTCACCACAATACCTGTGAAAAGCAGCATGCCTAGGAGCACGACAGCTCTCCGAGCCAGAACCTTTCCGTCCACCATCTCTCAGACCTCCTCACGAATCGCATTCTGTCATATCTGACCCCGGACGGCGCGACAACCTTCAAATGTTCGGGAAACGGCCGCACAGTCGGAAGCCGCGCGGAGCGAGGATGCTTCGCGAGCGGGCTATAGCTCACGAACCGTCGGTTTCCAGTCGAGTTGACGGAGGAGGTCGAGATAGTCGGCGGGGGTCATCTCCTCAGGGCGCTTGCCGGAGAGGGCGACGAGTATACCTTCGATGACGTTGGTGCCGGGCGTCCGCCCATCGAGTTCCCACGTGCCCGTGACGAGGGTCTTGACGCCTCGATCTCGCAGGTTCTGCACGTCATCCTGGGTAAGCGTGTTCGTGACTATCAGCTTCCCGGCGAGGGCGCCGGACTCCGGCGGAGGCATGAACCGCCCGATGATCTTGTAGTCGCCAGCGATGACGTCGGCCCGGCGGAAGTAGTCCTGGTGCTTCGGGGTGATCTGTTCCTGTTTCTTGCCGGTGGGGTATATCCACTTGAACGGCAGCCGGCAGACGATCGGAAGAAGAGTGCGGGCAACGAGCATCAGGCTGTTGTACGACTTGACAGGGATGGGGACTCCGCAGTTGAACATCAGGTCGCCGAAGACGACCGAGTGCGCCATCCGGGCGGCCGATTCGGCCATTCCGAACCGGTCAACCCCGCAGACGACGAGGATGTTCTTGTCGGAGAAGTCCATGACTCCCTCGCGCTGAATCCACTCGAAGGTTTCGCGCTCGAGAGTGTTCTTCAGCCCGCTGCCGTCAACCACCGGCGTCGTCTTAGCGTTGGCGGCGAGCCTGGCGGCGTCGCGGATCGTGTATCGACGGTCGCCGGCATAGAGGTACAGGTCTATGCCGCCGAGGCCGATGGCATCCACCTTGCCGTCGAGTTCGCGCATCATCTCGGCGTATCGGCGGAGGTCGCCGTTCGTGCCGACACGCGATATCTCGACCTCCTGGCCGAGGAGAGTCTTGGTGACGTGGAAATCACCCTTCGGAGAGCCCAGACTGACGCTGACGACTCGTTTCATGGCGAATAGAAGGCATGGGACTCATGCGACCCATTTGACGCTTGGACGCAGTTCACCGATGCACAAGATTGCATTCGCCTGCGGCGGACGAAATCCTCTTGCGCGGACCGGCAAAAAACAAGGAACCGGGCCCGGCGGTTCTCGTATACTGAAGTGTCGGCTCATTTGAACCCGAAACGATGTTGTCGCGCGACGTGATCGGCGGCAAAGGATATTCAGTCTAAGGGGGAGTTTCGTATGAGAAAGAGATTTGTACTGCCGGTCCTGGCGCTGGTGCTGGCACTGGGAATCGCGATCATCTGGAG is drawn from Armatimonadota bacterium and contains these coding sequences:
- a CDS encoding VWA domain-containing protein, which encodes MVDGKVLARRAVVLLGMLLFTGIVVNHGRSALVRADDLVAPGVGRCGELQIVGPEGRVTSACPLKHTSVVADIPGTCARVKVTQEFFNPTADKIEAVYVFPLPDDAAVDWMEMKVGERTIKGEIKEREEARRIYEQARQEGHVTALLDQERPNIFTQSVANIMPGETVLVTISYLQILNYEDGEYEFVFPMVVGPRYMPGAPTGNTGGGIFPDTDKVPDGSKISPPITPRGIRAGHDISIEVRIDAGIPITGIRSRQHQIVVERSGESGAVVTLKQLKVLPNKDFILNYRADGGGIQTGVLCHTRAEGDGFFTLIVQPPAKPQASSIIPKEMIFVIDSSGSMMGEPIEKAKETMALCIEQMNPYDTFQLISFSNDVTRLFDKPQPNTPDNRLMGLTFLRDRMGSGGTEMMKPIMEALTPPPDGSRLRIVCFMTDGYVGNDMEIMDAIKKNLGESRVFAFGVGSSVNRYLLDGMAKIGKGAVEYVTLGEPGSEPANRFADRIGNPLLTDVKVDWGNLAVTQIYPESAPDLFSAKPLIFKGRYSKPGSGKVTISGMCGDEPWSQTVDVVLSANEPGHAALPALWAREYIAMLMEQDLAGIQEGKPNPEIKDSIIRTALDFRLMSQYTSFVAVEEKIFTQGGTPVKVMVPVEMPEGVQYEGIFGLEDRKDGGFGGMARRGVAYKMAAPSAASGRPAAGVVMNGPVSAASPPQSFYSWGLAMDVASGGSYRLDPELEKLIEAWKKDGKAPKDSKVKIESGKAQVMIWVAAVTPENIKKLKDLGCEIKTSSSASSGILAWAPVEKLKEISELGFVQQVRVPVYGK
- a CDS encoding quinate 5-dehydrogenase, yielding MKRVVSVSLGSPKGDFHVTKTLLGQEVEISRVGTNGDLRRYAEMMRELDGKVDAIGLGGIDLYLYAGDRRYTIRDAARLAANAKTTPVVDGSGLKNTLERETFEWIQREGVMDFSDKNILVVCGVDRFGMAESAARMAHSVVFGDLMFNCGVPIPVKSYNSLMLVARTLLPIVCRLPFKWIYPTGKKQEQITPKHQDYFRRADVIAGDYKIIGRFMPPPESGALAGKLIVTNTLTQDDVQNLRDRGVKTLVTGTWELDGRTPGTNVIEGILVALSGKRPEEMTPADYLDLLRQLDWKPTVREL